From Vanessa cardui chromosome 29, ilVanCard2.1, whole genome shotgun sequence, a single genomic window includes:
- the LOC124542035 gene encoding uncharacterized protein LOC124542035, with protein sequence MEEAFNKLKNNRRNSVDNLIQWMKDSKIVDGVNVTEAKARKLFENITDSKNVEIEKFKEAIAKLANEQKKTVEEFTNTLAKEGPKFLNAAFEAASAAASTLRDTLMKK encoded by the exons ATGGAGGAAGCTTTCAATAAACTCAAAAATAACCGTCGTAATTCCGTTGACAATCTTATACAATGGATGAAGGAtt CAAAAATCGTGGACGGCGTTAACGTAACGGAGGCAAAAGCAAGGAAGCTTTTCGAAAACATCACCGATTCCAAGAACGTCGAGATTGAAAAATTCAAGGAGGCAATCGCAAAACTAGCGAACGAACAGAAGAAAACCGTCGAAGAGTTCACCAACACTCTGGCGAAAGAAGGGCCCAAGTTCTTAAACGCTGCCTTCGAAGCGGCTAGTGCTGCTGCAAGTACCTTGAGAGATACATTGATGAAAAAATGA